In Pseudomonas nunensis, a single window of DNA contains:
- a CDS encoding zinc-binding metallopeptidase family protein, which yields MYRFFEQLSSRIAAPFIGESSRNSKVWQCRCGQSLFFRNSQCLACSAALGYQPEQSRLSSLQPGPQTDTWLLDADPEAGVFRRCANLDSPAACNWLLPANDHDALCIACSLNHTIPDLSIPENPERWRKVETAKRRLVAQLVSLGLQVIPKTVDEETGLAFDFIGVDLEGKPPTTGHANGLITLDIKEADDAHREQIRVQMHEPYRTLLGHFRHEVGHYYWDRLIANSQWLEPFRGLFGDERASYAESLERHYQQGAPLDWQQQYVSAYATMHPWEDWAETWAHYLHMMDAVDTALGFGMSAREMDFDYQPFPSSTLYDPQHPGGAAFLSFVNAWIELAGMLNELSRSMGQPDFYPFVLPPAVIAKLHFIHLVIQQEGGRADEVLAQ from the coding sequence ATGTACCGTTTCTTCGAACAGCTCAGTTCCCGCATCGCCGCGCCTTTCATCGGTGAGAGTTCGCGCAACAGCAAGGTCTGGCAGTGCCGCTGCGGCCAGTCGCTGTTCTTTCGCAACAGTCAGTGCCTGGCCTGTTCGGCGGCGCTGGGCTATCAGCCGGAACAGAGTCGCCTGTCGTCCCTGCAGCCCGGCCCGCAAACGGACACCTGGCTACTCGACGCCGATCCCGAGGCCGGTGTGTTCCGCCGCTGCGCCAATCTCGATTCTCCGGCCGCCTGTAACTGGCTACTGCCGGCCAACGATCACGACGCGTTATGCATCGCGTGTAGCCTGAATCACACCATCCCTGATCTATCGATTCCCGAAAACCCTGAACGCTGGCGCAAGGTCGAAACGGCCAAGCGGCGTCTGGTTGCGCAACTGGTCAGCCTCGGGTTGCAGGTGATCCCGAAAACCGTGGACGAAGAAACCGGCCTGGCCTTCGATTTCATCGGCGTCGATCTGGAAGGCAAGCCGCCCACCACCGGTCACGCCAACGGCCTGATCACCCTCGACATCAAGGAAGCCGACGACGCTCACCGTGAACAGATCCGGGTGCAGATGCACGAGCCGTATCGCACGCTGCTCGGGCATTTCCGTCATGAGGTCGGGCATTACTACTGGGATCGCTTGATCGCCAACAGCCAATGGCTGGAACCGTTTCGTGGCCTGTTCGGTGACGAGCGCGCGAGCTACGCCGAATCCCTTGAGCGCCACTACCAGCAAGGCGCGCCGCTGGACTGGCAGCAACAGTACGTCAGCGCCTACGCGACGATGCACCCATGGGAAGACTGGGCCGAAACCTGGGCGCACTACCTGCACATGATGGACGCGGTGGACACCGCCCTGGGCTTCGGCATGAGCGCTCGGGAAATGGATTTCGATTACCAGCCATTCCCGTCCAGCACGCTCTACGATCCGCAGCATCCCGGCGGTGCGGCGTTCCTGTCGTTCGTCAATGCGTGGATCGAACTGGCCGGTATGCTCAACGAGTTGTCGCGCAGCATGGGTCAGCCGGATTTCTATCCGTTCGTCCTGCCGCCAGCGGTGATCGCCAAGCTGCACTTTATCCACCTGGTGATCCAGCAGGAGGGCGGCAGGGCGGATGAGGTGTTGGCGCAATAG
- the ligA gene encoding NAD-dependent DNA ligase LigA translates to MTAAKTRILELRAELDQHNYRYHVMDEPSIPDAEYDRLFHELKALEAANPELITSDSPTQRVGSAALSAFTQVRHEVPMLSLGNAFEETDMREFDRRVTEGLDLPAGDLFGGGAAVEYSCEPKLDGLAVSLLYQDGVLVRGATRGDGTTGEDISVNVRTVRNIPLKLHGNGWPATLEVRGEVFMSKAGFERLNATQLEVGGKTFANPRNAAAGSLRQLDSKITANRPLEFCCYGIGQISADIADTHIGNLKQLQVWGMPISHELKLAHGIGECLDYYRDIGERRNALGYEIDGVVFKVNSIASQRELGFRAREPRWAIAHKFPAMEELTELLDVEFQVGRTGAVTPVARLKPVKVAGVTVANATLHNMDEVARLGLMIGDTVIIRRAGDVIPQVVQVILERRPENARAVQIPEQCPVCGSHVERTQLVKRSKGRETVSEGAVYRCVGRLACGAQLKQAIIHFVSRRAMDIEGLGDKSVEQLVDEGLVSSPADLYALKFEDIVDLEGFAELSSKKLLGAIEDSKRPSLARFIYALGIPDVGEETAKVLARSLGSLERVQQALPQVLTYLPDVGLEVAYEIHSFFEDAHNQQVIEELLKHGLQIQDQGELGAEFSASTTLGGFLDKLHIPSVGPGGAQKLADKFGSLKGVFDADWLDMRQALPEKQANSVRDFFAVAENRQIAEAAEKQLRDFGMHWQSEKKVVEGLPLAGQTWVLTGSLELMSRDVAKDKLEGLGAKVAGSVSAKTHCVVAGPGAGSKLAKANELGLKVLDEEAFVDFLKKHGIAI, encoded by the coding sequence TATCACGTGATGGACGAGCCGAGCATTCCGGACGCCGAGTACGACCGGTTGTTCCATGAGCTCAAGGCCCTCGAAGCGGCCAATCCCGAACTGATCACCAGCGACTCGCCGACCCAGCGCGTCGGCAGCGCAGCGCTGTCGGCGTTCACTCAGGTGCGTCATGAAGTGCCGATGCTCAGCCTCGGCAACGCCTTCGAAGAAACCGACATGCGCGAGTTCGATCGGCGTGTCACCGAAGGTCTGGACCTGCCGGCCGGCGACTTGTTCGGCGGCGGCGCGGCGGTGGAATACAGCTGCGAACCGAAACTCGATGGCCTGGCGGTCAGCCTGTTGTATCAGGACGGTGTGCTGGTACGCGGCGCCACACGCGGCGACGGCACCACCGGCGAAGACATCAGCGTCAACGTGCGCACCGTGCGCAACATCCCGCTCAAACTGCACGGCAACGGCTGGCCGGCGACCCTGGAAGTGCGCGGCGAAGTGTTCATGTCCAAGGCCGGTTTCGAACGGCTCAACGCCACGCAACTGGAAGTCGGTGGCAAGACTTTCGCCAACCCGCGAAACGCCGCGGCCGGCAGCTTGCGTCAACTGGATTCGAAGATCACCGCTAACCGTCCGCTGGAATTCTGCTGCTACGGCATCGGCCAGATTTCGGCGGACATTGCCGACACTCACATTGGCAATCTCAAGCAGTTGCAGGTGTGGGGCATGCCGATCAGTCATGAGCTGAAACTGGCGCACGGCATCGGCGAATGCCTGGATTACTACCGCGACATCGGCGAGCGCCGCAATGCGCTGGGCTATGAAATCGATGGCGTGGTGTTCAAGGTCAACAGCATTGCCTCGCAGCGTGAATTGGGGTTCCGCGCCCGCGAGCCGCGTTGGGCGATCGCCCACAAATTCCCGGCGATGGAAGAACTCACCGAGTTGCTCGATGTGGAATTCCAGGTTGGCCGCACCGGCGCCGTCACGCCGGTCGCACGCTTGAAACCAGTCAAGGTTGCCGGCGTGACCGTGGCTAACGCGACGTTGCACAACATGGATGAAGTGGCGCGCCTGGGCTTGATGATCGGCGACACCGTGATCATCCGTCGCGCAGGCGATGTGATTCCGCAAGTGGTGCAAGTGATCCTTGAGCGTCGTCCGGAAAATGCCCGGGCGGTGCAGATTCCCGAACAGTGCCCGGTGTGCGGCTCGCACGTGGAGCGCACGCAACTGGTCAAGCGCAGCAAAGGTCGCGAGACCGTCAGCGAAGGCGCGGTGTATCGTTGCGTCGGGCGTCTGGCCTGCGGCGCGCAACTGAAGCAGGCGATCATCCATTTCGTCTCCCGTCGTGCCATGGACATCGAAGGCCTGGGCGACAAGAGCGTCGAGCAATTGGTCGATGAAGGCCTGGTGAGTTCGCCGGCTGATCTGTATGCGCTGAAGTTCGAAGACATTGTCGACCTGGAAGGCTTTGCCGAGCTGTCGAGCAAAAAACTCCTCGGCGCTATCGAAGACAGCAAGCGACCGAGCCTGGCGCGTTTCATCTACGCCCTCGGGATCCCCGATGTCGGCGAAGAGACGGCCAAGGTGTTGGCGCGCTCCCTGGGCTCGCTGGAGCGGGTTCAACAGGCGTTGCCGCAAGTGTTGACGTACTTGCCGGACGTCGGCCTGGAAGTGGCGTATGAGATTCACAGCTTCTTCGAAGATGCGCACAACCAGCAAGTGATCGAGGAGCTGCTCAAACACGGTTTGCAGATTCAGGATCAGGGCGAGTTAGGTGCCGAGTTTTCTGCGAGCACTACCCTCGGCGGGTTCCTCGACAAGCTGCACATTCCATCGGTGGGGCCGGGCGGGGCGCAGAAACTGGCGGACAAGTTTGGTTCGCTCAAAGGTGTGTTTGACGCTGACTGGCTGGATATGCGCCAGGCGTTGCCGGAGAAGCAGGCGAATTCGGTTCGGGATTTTTTTGCGGTGGCAGAGAATCGCCAGATTGCTGAAGCAGCCGAGAAGCAATTGCGTGATTTCGGCATGCACTGGCAGAGCGAGAAGAAAGTCGTCGAAGGCCTGCCGCTGGCTGGGCAGACCTGGGTGCTGACCGGTTCGCTGGAATTGATGAGCCGCGATGTGGCCAAGGACAAACTCGAAGGCCTTGGCGCCAAAGTGGCGGGCTCGGTGTCGGCCAAGACGCATTGCGTGGTTGCGGGGCCGGGCGCCGGATCGAAGTTGGCCAAGGCCAATGAGCTTGGGCTGAAGGTGCTGGATGAGGAAGCGTTTGTCGACTTCCTGAAAAAACACGGCATTGCGATCTGA